The Dendropsophus ebraccatus isolate aDenEbr1 chromosome 11, aDenEbr1.pat, whole genome shotgun sequence genomic interval ATGACCTGATCACTATTATGgggatatataacatatacctgaTAATTGAAGCGTCCATGATTTGGGTAAACTTCCTGTTGCATTCATAGTGATAATACAAGTATAATTCCCAGCATCCTCGGGTCGGGCCTCTCTTATCTGGAGCTCTAGGGGGCGCTGAGCGCTCAGGAAGGAGATTCTCGGGTCGGTGAAGTTTGAGGCAGTTTTATTGCCGTCTGATATAAAATGTAGAGACTGAGATCCGTCTTCTTTCCTCCATACAATTACTGGTGAGTTTCCAAGTGCCCTGGGTGTATCTAAGCAGCTCAGCGTCACTGTCTCCCCAGCATGAAAATAAGTGTGGCCTGAGGCTGAAACCATACCTTGAAGAGAAGATGAGATCTGGGTCATTGTGATATTATATGGTTATGATAAACAACAGCAAATACAGTTTACCCAAAGCTCAATTAAAACCATTGTATGACCTTAAAAACAGTAAtgtaagtttaaaaaaatgtaacaaagGAGTATGGGATGTTGTGTTAGATGCTGGTTTGTATGcaactagagaggagcgaatcgctttgtttgttctgcgctccactcatcaagccgcCGACCTTTCAGCTTTGCTCCACTCCCTCCAGCTCCACCCAgggtgccggggaaaagctggatccaatcttgGAAAAGTTTgcctagtttcccaggattggatccagcttttcctcggCACCCTGGGTGAAgctgcagggagtggagcagagcTGAAAGGTCGgcggcttgatgagtggagcgcagAACAAACAAAGTGATTCTGTCAGGACTTGAACCTATAACCTCCAGTAtcccaggcagcagctctcctcactGAGCTACTAGTAATTCTGGACAGCTCCTTTCCTGAATCTGTTGGACAGTTTCTTATTCCTTGAGAACCTTGCCTTGATTGCCTAATTAGCTTCATCCTTGGACTTCCCATTTAAGTCAAGCCTTGCCCCTTCCTCCTTGCCAGATTATTGTGCTTCCCAGCCTATAGTCCAGCATTTTCTCCTGAAGCTCTTTTCTGTGTACTGAACTtggactgttatttgactacgcctctgccttaacctacaacttctgctattctcctgtgtaccgaacctggactgttatttgactacgcctTTGCCTTAACCTACAACTTTTGCTATTCTCCTGTGTACCGAACTTGGACTGTTTGACCACGCTTGCTGCTGTAACCACAGTCATCTGGATTGTCAGCCACTGGACTCCCACCTTGCCTTCCAGACTTTGATGATTCCACTATACCAGGTGAGCAATCATATTAATATCATTACAGAATAATCTGGCCAAAAATGGAGTCCGCTGTCAAAACCTTGAGAGAACATGTTTCTGAACTTCAGGAATTTGGCGCCACCTATCAAGAAAAATTTACACAGTTACAAAATCTGGTGCACAATCAACAAGAAAAGATTATAGAATTGCAAAGACAAATTTTAGAGGTACGTGGCTCAGCTGGAGATCCACGTATGCCATTGCCATCAAAGTTTAGTGGTGATCGTCGTCATTTTCGAGGTTTTCTTAATCAATGTCGTATTTATTTTCAAATGCAACCTGCTCCGTTTATtagtgaaaagaaaaaagtgttattTATCATCAATCTTCTGACAGATGAAGCTCTTGCATGGGCCGCCCCATATGTGGAAAAAGATAGTGAACTTTTGAACCAACTGGATGATTTTATTGTTGCTATGAGTCAAGTCTTTGATGACCCCAATCGTTGCTCCACAGCTGAAGCCAAACTGCATAATCTACGGCAAGGAAAACGTTCAGTTGCTGAATATACTGCAGAATTTCGCCGCTGGGTTGCTGATACAACCTGGAATTCAGCAGCTCAAAAAAGCCAATTTCGGCAAGGACTTTCTGAACAAGTGAAAGATGAACTTGCCAGGGTGGAAACCCCAGCTGATTTAGAGAACTTTGTTCATTTGTGTATTCGGATTGATCAGAGACTGACAGAAAGAAGAAGGGAAAGACTGTGGGGTTTGGAAAATAGACCTGCATATTCTTTCAGTTCAACAACCCAGCAAAGTACTGAATCTATACCTGAACCTATGCAGATTGATGCCATTCGGAAACCCCTTACTACAACAGAAAAGGAGAGGCGATTCACAGAAAATCTTTGCTTATATTGTGGGGAACCAGGACATTATGCTATAAGATGCCCAAACAAGATCCATAGAACAATTGCTGTCACTGACATTAAAGAACAGATCAAACCAGAGAATTTTGATCAATCTAACTCCAGAATAAATTCTATTTCTCCTTTAGCGCTAGGTGAAGACAAGATATTAGTGCCACAGTCTCATTTTATTGTGCCAATCCACATATGCACGGAAATGCATGAGTTTTCATGTTCTGCCATGATAGACTCTGGGGCTGGTGGAAATTTCATGGATGTAACCTTTGCTCATGATAATAACATTGCACTGTTAACAAAGTCTGCACCTATAGACATGGAAACAGTTGATGGATCACCACTCTCATCTGGACCAGTCACTCATGAGACTGTGCAGCTTCAAGTCCTTATCAAGCCAAATCATCATGAAACCATTCATTTTTCAGTAATTGCTTCCCCAAAATTTCCAGTGATTTTGGGTATTCCTTGGCTGTCTACTCACAATCCATCTATAGACTGGGAAACCCACACTATACAGTTTCATTCAGAATTTTGTCAGCTAAATTGTTTTCCTAAACCTGTTTCTTCATTGTCTGTCAACCCATCAATCTCTGAACCTTCTACCAAGGACTTGCTACCCCCACAATACAGAGAATTTCAAGATGTTTGTGATAAAAAGAATGCCGATAAGCTACCTCCCCATCGTCCATATGATTGTCCAATAGAACTGTTACCTGGTGCTAAAATACCCTTTGGTCGTATCTACTCCCTTTCTGAACCAGAACTGAAGGCCTTAAAGGAATATCTTGACGAAAATTTAGAAAAAGGCTTTATCCGGCCATCTACATCTCCAGCTGGGGCACCCttgttttttgtggaaaaaaaagattCTACCTTACGTCCTTGCATTGATTATAGGGAACTAAACAATGTCACAGTTAAAAACAGATATCCTCTCCCTTTAATCCCAGAATTACTTGAAAGACTTCGTACAGCTAAGATTTTTACAAAGCTTGACCTAAGAGGAGCATATAACCTGGTTCGAATTCGTCCaggagatgaatggaagactgccttCAGGACACGATATGGACACTTTGAATATCTTGTAATGTCTTTTGGACTCTGTAATGCCCCAGCCACTTTCCAACACTTTATCAATGATGTTTTTAGAGATTTACTGGATCAATTTGTTATTGCCTATTTGGATGATATCCTAATTTTTTCAGAAAACCTGGAGCAGCATCGTAAACATGTCTGCACTGTTCTACAACGACTTCAAGAACATTGCTTATATATTAAGCTTGAAAAATGTGAATTTGAGCAGACAACCATTCAATTTCTGGGATACATCATCTCACCAAAAGGCCTAACTATGGATCCAGGTAAAATCAAGGCTGTTGTTGATTGGCCAATTCCAAAAAATGAGAAGGAAATTCAGAGATTTATTGGATTTGCTAACTTCTATAgaaaattcataaaaaatttttCTAAGATTATTGCACCAATTACACAGCTCACAAAGAAATCCATGCAGTTTGTTTGGACACAAGAGGCCCAGGATGCTTTCACAAaattaaaggctatgtttacatctgCACCTATATTAATTCATCCAAATCCAGATTTGCCATTTACTGTTGAAGTTGATGCATCTGATTCAGctgtaggggctgtcctgtctcagagaTGCGGAGATAAGATGTTGCTGCACCCTTGTGCATTTTTTTCTTGTCAGATGTCTTCATCTGAAAGAAATTACGATATTGGAAATAAAGAACTACTAGCAATTAAATGTGCATTTTCTGAGTGGAGACATCTTTTGGAGGGAACTGCTAATCCTGTAACTGTGCTTACTGATCATAGAAATCTGGAGTATATCCGTGGATCCAAAAGACTATCTTCAAGGCAAGCAAGATGGAGCTTATTCTTTTCTCGATTTAACTTTGTAATCACTTATCGACCTGGATCAAAAAATGGTAAAGCTGATGCTTTGTCCAGGATGTTTTCAGAGCCTACACTAAAAGAGAAATGTGAAAACACAATCTTGTCTGAAAAAAACTTTGTAGGGGCTACACATTCAAAAGATTTCCTCAGTCTACTAAAGGATGGCTACACTAATGACCCTTTACTTGGTCATCCTCCAAGGAATATTAATCTCTGCTTCAAAGATGGATTTTGGACAAGACATCATCAACTGTATgtaccagagacagcacgacttacTGCTTTAAAATTAGTTCATGATTCCAAGATGGCTGGACATTTAGGGATGAAAAAGACCCATGAACTTTTATCCCGTTTGTTTTGGTGGCCAAGCTTCAAGAAAGATGTCCAGAAGTATGTTTCTTCATGTGTAGTTTGTGCTCAAAATAAAACTCCACGCTCTTCTCCTTTAGGTTTGCTCCAGCCACTTCCCATTCCCTCTAGACCCTGGGGCTCAATTTCTATGGATTTTGTGGTTGATTTACCACCTTCCAAAGGAATGACCACCATCCTAGTTGTTGTTGACCGTCTTACAAAGATGGCGCATTTCATCCCAACTAAGGGAATACCCACGGCAGAACAAACGGCCAAGCTCATGATTCAGGAAGTATTCAGATTGCATGGAATCCCTGACAATGTGGTTTCTGATCGAGGCGTTCAATTTACATCTAAATTTTGGAAAAGTTTTTGCTCTGGACTAGGGATAGGAGTGAACTTGTCATCTGCCTTTCATCCCCAATCAAATGGGCAAACAGAAAGAACTAATCAAACTCTTGAACAGTACCTTCGATGCTTCATAAGTTACCTTCAGGATGATTGGACTGATTATCTACCCACAGCTGAGTTTGCATACAATAACTCTGAACATAGCTCAACATTGCAAAGTCCATTTTATGCTAATACGGGCCTTCATCCAGTCTTTATTCCAGACTTACCAATTTTAACCACTCTTCCAGCAGTGACCGAGCGTTTGACAGAACTACAGAGGGTTCAAGAAAAGATTGTTGAGAATTTACACGATGCCCAAAAACAATTCAAACAAGCTGCTGACAAACATCGAAGAGCTGCACCTATTTTTCATGTGGGAGATAAAGTATGGCTCTCTACAAAGAATCTTAAGTTGCAAGTACCTTCTCCTAAGCTGGGTCAGAAATATATTGGACCATTTCAAATTTCTGCCCAAATTAATGAAGTCACCTTTCAATTAAAACTTCCTCAGTCTATGAAGGTCCACCCTGTTTTTCATTGTTCTCTTTTGAAACCATATAATGAAAATACCTTTCCAGGCCGCAATTTTCCCCCTCCACCACCAGTAAATGTACAGGGTGAAGATGAATATGTTGTAGAGAAGGTCTTGGACTCCAGAATTCATCGCAGCAAGCTTCAATACTTAATCAAGTGGAAGGGATATGGCTCTGAGGAAAATTCTTGGGAACCAGAAGAAAATGTTCATGCCCCTAGACTTACCAAGGAATTTCATCAGCGATACCCCAACAAGCCAAACTCTGGGATGCCCAGAGGTCATCCTGGAAGAAGGGGAGTACTGTCAGGACTTGAACCTATAACCTCCAGTAtcccaggcagcagctctcctcactGAGCTACTAGTAATTCTGGACAGCTCCTTTCCTGAATCTGTTGGACAGTTTCTTATTCCTTGAGAACCTTGCCTTGATTGCCTAATTAGCTTCATCCTTGGACTTCCTATTTAAGTCAAGCCTTGCCCCTTCCTCCTTGCCAGATTATTGTGCTTCCCAGCCTATAGTCCAGCATTTTCTCC includes:
- the LOC138767764 gene encoding uncharacterized protein isoform X1, with amino-acid sequence MLPAPSTALRIGTLLCVLLVTGMVSASGHTYFHAGETVTLSCLDTPRALGNSPVIVWRKEDGSQSLHFISDGNKTASNFTDPRISFLSAQRPLELQIREARPEDAGNYTCIITMNATGSLPKSWTLQLSESSTSSEHIYIYVSVVFVMLVIIAGIVYCKFCTKRNTIPSQIHQTSQENNVKEEPVYDNAHEDYFLRFNTLYDSMQTDRRPRRPDNP
- the LOC138767764 gene encoding uncharacterized protein isoform X2, which gives rise to MVSASGHTYFHAGETVTLSCLDTPRALGNSPVIVWRKEDGSQSLHFISDGNKTASNFTDPRISFLSAQRPLELQIREARPEDAGNYTCIITMNATGSLPKSWTLQLSESSTSSEHIYIYVSVVFVMLVIIAGIVYCKFCTKRNTIPSQIHQTSQENNVKEEPVYDNAHEDYFLRFNTLYDSMQTDRRPRRPDNP